From the Pseudomonadales bacterium genome, the window AAAACGGCGGGGTTGACTGCCTTGACATGTTTCCCGCCAAGGTTCGCTTATTTGCTGGCAGTCAATATCAAGCCGGCCAGCATGATCATTTAAAAGTACCGCATATGGGCTGGAACAATGTGAAACAGCTGACCGACCATCCCGTTTGGCACGGCATTAAAGATGATGCGCGCTTCTACTTTGTACATTCCTATTTTGTCGATATGTCAGATCCTAACGAGGTGATTGGGCGATGTGACTATGGCCAATATTTTGCCGCCACCTTTGCCCGCGACAATTTAGTTGCTGCACAGTTTCACCCTGAAAAATCCCACCTTGCTGGGCTTCGCTTCTTACGCAACTTCCTGCAGTGGCAAGGTAACTAAGGACTTTATATGGCTCTCGCTAAACGCATTATTCCCTGCCTTGATGTTGATGCAGGGCGTGTCGTGAAAGGGGTTAATTTTGTTGATATTCGCGACGCCGGCGACCCCGTTGAAGTTGCTAAGCGCTATAACGAACAAGGCGCCGATGAAATCACTTTTTTAGACATCACCGCCACCCACCAAGACCGCGACACCATGGTGCATATGGTTGAGCAAATTGCGAGTGAGATTTTTATTCCCTTAACCGTTGGCGGCGGCATTCGCAAAGTTGAAGACATTCGTACCATGTTAAATGCAGGTGCCGATAAGGTCGGCATCAATTCCGCTGCCATCACCAACCCTGAGCTTGTCAAAGAAGCCGCCGATAAATTTGGCTCGCAATGCATTGTGATCGCGATTGACGCGAAATGTGTGAGCAGCGATTCAGAGCCCAAGCGCTGGGAAATCTTTACCCATGGCGGGCGCAAACCGACCGGCATCGATGCGGTTGAATGGGCTGTCAAAATGACAGAATATGGCGCAGGTGAAGTACTCTTAACTAGCATGGACGGAGACGGCACAAAGCAAGGTTACGACCTTGAACTAACACGCGCGATCAGTGATGCCGTGCAGGTGCCGGTAATCGCCTCAGGCGGCGTTGGCAATCTTGACCACTTGGTAGATGGTGTACTAAAAGGTGGCGCTGATGCGGTGTTGGCAGCCAGCATTTTTCACTTTGGCGAATACTCAATTCCACAAGCGAAAGCTTATATGGCAGAACAGCAGATAGAAGTTCGATTTTAGCGGCATGGCGGTTTAAACTGCCTTTACATCGGCTTTGCATCGGCTTTATATCGCTTTTATATGGCCTTTAAAACTTCATACAGCAAGCTAAGACGCTATCACGGCCATCAAATCAGTTGGCAATCAGCCGCCGAGCCTTGCTGCTCAAGCTTTACACCATGCTCAATCAACGCCTCTCGCCAACGCGCAGCATCCATATAGCCCTTAGCACTAAAAATAATTTTTCCCGCATCATCTAACAACAAGCTTAAAGGTGTCGTTTTTATTGGGCCGGTAGATGCCAGCATTGATTGACTGGCCATCCATAGCGGGAATGTAACACGCAGGCGCCATGCTTCTTTTTGCAATGCGACACGACTACCGTTTACGCCTAAGCCAAACATTGTCAATTGCGGGCAAGCGGCAGCTAACTGATCAAACACCTTGGCCTGTTTATAGCACCAGCTGCAGTTTGGCTCAAAGAACAACACCAAACTTGGCTGCGGCACTGTAAACACACGGTCAGCAAGCTGAAATGCCTCACCACTGCCGATATCAACTGCAGTAAAATCTAACAGACTAGGTGCTCTATCGGCCCAGACAAACTGAACCGATAACAACAGTAGGCTGCAGAAAAGGGCAACACGTTTCACAGAAACACCTATGCGTTGATTTTACTGATGAGCAGATGCATTAGTAGCTTAACTTAAAGCCGACATAGGCCTCACGACCACGTAATGGGCCATATATATACGCCACATCGTAACCACCGTCTGCATCAAACATTAACGGCGACTCTTCATTGCCAGCTTGGGTATAATCCAGCAAATTGCTGGCACCAAAATATACGCTGGCATGCTCACCAATATGGCGCTGCACTTTCACATCTAATGTGAAAAAGTCAGGTGCATCGCTTGTTTTTTCGCTGCTGTCTATAACGTCACCTGAGGCATTAACGCGGTTAAACCCCTCATAGCCATAGTCGGTCAGATCACGTGCGCCAAACCACGTAAGGCTGGCATTGAGATCCCATTGATTTATCGCATAGTCTCCCGCCAGAGTGATACGCTCTTCAATCGGTGCCGAAGTATAAGACAGCTTAAAATTATCGTCGTAATCGTAGGTTTCTGCAGTCACGCTAACATTTAACTGCTGATTCACTTGATAGCTTACAGCAATATCGGCTGCGGTAACGCTGGATGTTTCTTCAAGCTGCGTGAGCACTGGCACACCAGCGGCATCTTCGTCCAGCGCAGCAAGATTATCTACCTCGGTATAGGCTAACGATAGTGTAGTTGTTAATGCTTCTCCCTCGAAGCTGAGTGCATAAGTTGCAGAAGCTGAGCGCTCTAACTCGTCAACATCAACAATAAAGCCCTGACCTGAATCTAAAATGCCATGATCTGTTTCAAAAAACGACAGCGGTGCACGATAGCCACGACCAGCTGATAAACGAGAGGTCCAACGGTCNCTATGCATTAAACGCATATCTACACGCGGCGAGATAATTTGCTCGTCAATTTCCGTGCCTGATTTGGAAGGATCGATGAAGTCGGCAGTAATCTGATCAAAACGCACCGCTAGGGCAATCTGTAGATTATCCAGTGCTTGCCAAGTATCTTGTAAATACAAACCAACCACTTCGTAGTCAAAGCTATCAGAAACATAATCAGGACTTAATTCACCGGCATAGGAGTCTGAGCGCATTTTTTCATCGCGCAGGTCAACACCCCAGGTTAATAGGTGATCACTGTTGGCAATCCAATTGATTTTTGCGTCGACATAAAGCATCTCGTCTTTGGCAAAGTAATCAAAGCCTTCATAAAAAGAATCTTGTTCATGTTCGGCCCAACTGCTGGCTAAACGCAGATTCCAATCAGCATTAATTTCACGCAGCCAGCTTAATG encodes:
- the hisH gene encoding imidazole glycerol phosphate synthase subunit HisH translates to MQSVAIIDYGMGNLHSVASAVEHEAPDAQVLITAKADEILSADHVIFPGVGAIRDCMAEIKRLQLDQTVSQVIAQKQPILGVCVGMQALMSHSEENGGVDCLDMFPAKVRLFAGSQYQAGQHDHLKVPHMGWNNVKQLTDHPVWHGIKDDARFYFVHSYFVDMSDPNEVIGRCDYGQYFAATFARDNLVAAQFHPEKSHLAGLRFLRNFLQWQGN
- the hisF gene encoding imidazole glycerol phosphate synthase subunit HisF; this translates as MALAKRIIPCLDVDAGRVVKGVNFVDIRDAGDPVEVAKRYNEQGADEITFLDITATHQDRDTMVHMVEQIASEIFIPLTVGGGIRKVEDIRTMLNAGADKVGINSAAITNPELVKEAADKFGSQCIVIAIDAKCVSSDSEPKRWEIFTHGGRKPTGIDAVEWAVKMTEYGAGEVLLTSMDGDGTKQGYDLELTRAISDAVQVPVIASGGVGNLDHLVDGVLKGGADAVLAASIFHFGEYSIPQAKAYMAEQQIEVRF
- a CDS encoding TonB-dependent receptor, whose translation is PVLGKRFADGEASSIGAVISRFDDSPSATQDLFANGDVENNFTGKAWETAEWVSTKRNEASLSWLREINADWNLRLASSWAEHEQDSFYEGFDYFAKDEMLYVDAKINWIANSDHLLTWGVDLRDEKMRSDSYAGELSPDYVSDSFDYEVVGLYLQDTWQALDNLQIALAVRFDQITADFIDPSKSGTEIDEQIISPRVDMRLMHXDRWTSRLSAGRGYRAPLSFFETDHGILDSGQGFIVDVDELERSASATYALSFEGEALTTTLSLAYTEVDNLAALDEDAAGVPVLTQLEETSSVTAADIAVSYQVNQQLNVSVTAETYDYDDNFKLSYTSAPIEERITLAGDYAINQWDLNASLTWFGARDLTDYGYEGFNRVNASGDVIDSSEKTSDAPDFFTLDVKVQRHIGEHASVYFGASNLLDYTQAGNEESPLMFDADGGYDVAYIYGPLRGREAYVGFKLSY